The following are from one region of the Chromobacterium phragmitis genome:
- the dsdA gene encoding D-serine ammonia-lyase, protein MIHGKTPAEWRQSHPLLRELMSLHPCAWFNPPVAPASDALADVGLSASDAADASERLRRFAPYVRRAFPETEPSGGIIESPLRAAPALKQALAAHYGMALPGQLWLKADSQLPISGSIKARGGIYEVLKHAEDLALAEGLLQSGSDYALLDGAEARALFGRRKIAVGSTGNLGLSIGIMAAKLGFQATVHMSADARRWKKDTLREHGVTVAEYASDYSAAVAQGREQAKNDPTCHFVDDENSIHLFLGYAVAAERLKVQFAEAGVRVDAEHPLFVHLPCGVGGGPGGVAFGLKLAFGDDVHCLFAEPTHSPCMLLGVLTGLHDQVSVQDFGIDNRTAADGLAVGRPSGFVGRAMQRLVDGYYTVDDDELFRLLALAEREEGLRLEPSALAGAPGIARVLGESQGYRQRMGLDKDRMARATHLIWATGGGMVPEAEMESYLRRGRALLG, encoded by the coding sequence ATGATCCACGGCAAAACGCCAGCCGAATGGCGGCAGTCGCACCCCCTGCTCCGCGAGCTGATGTCGCTTCATCCGTGCGCATGGTTCAATCCGCCCGTCGCCCCAGCCTCCGACGCGCTGGCCGATGTCGGCCTATCCGCTTCGGACGCGGCCGACGCGTCGGAGCGGCTGCGACGATTCGCTCCCTATGTCCGCCGCGCCTTTCCGGAGACCGAGCCGAGCGGCGGCATCATCGAATCTCCGCTGCGCGCCGCTCCCGCGCTTAAGCAAGCGCTGGCCGCCCATTACGGCATGGCGCTGCCCGGCCAGCTGTGGCTGAAAGCCGACAGCCAACTGCCCATTTCCGGTTCGATCAAGGCCCGCGGCGGCATTTACGAGGTGCTGAAGCACGCGGAAGACCTGGCGCTGGCCGAGGGACTGCTGCAAAGCGGAAGCGACTACGCCTTGCTGGACGGCGCAGAGGCGCGCGCGCTGTTCGGCCGCCGCAAGATCGCCGTAGGCTCCACCGGCAACCTGGGGCTTTCCATAGGCATCATGGCCGCGAAACTCGGTTTCCAGGCCACCGTGCACATGTCGGCGGACGCTCGCCGATGGAAGAAGGACACGTTGCGCGAACATGGCGTAACCGTGGCGGAGTACGCGTCCGACTACAGCGCGGCGGTGGCGCAGGGCCGCGAACAGGCGAAAAACGACCCCACCTGCCATTTCGTCGACGACGAGAACTCCATCCATTTATTTCTGGGTTACGCGGTAGCGGCAGAAAGACTGAAAGTCCAATTTGCCGAAGCGGGCGTGCGGGTGGACGCCGAGCATCCGCTGTTCGTCCACTTGCCCTGCGGCGTGGGAGGCGGCCCCGGCGGCGTGGCCTTCGGCCTCAAGCTGGCGTTCGGCGACGATGTCCACTGCCTGTTCGCCGAACCCACCCACTCGCCCTGCATGCTGCTGGGCGTGCTCACCGGCCTGCACGATCAGGTTTCGGTGCAGGATTTCGGCATCGACAACCGCACCGCCGCCGACGGCTTGGCCGTCGGGCGTCCGTCGGGCTTCGTCGGCCGAGCGATGCAAAGGCTGGTAGACGGCTATTACACGGTGGACGACGACGAATTGTTCCGCCTGCTGGCGCTGGCCGAACGCGAGGAAGGCCTGCGGCTGGAGCCGTCGGCATTGGCAGGCGCGCCCGGCATCGCCCGCGTGCTGGGCGAAAGCCAGGGCTACCGCCAACGCATGGGACTGGACAAGGACCGGATGGCGCGCGCGACGCACCTGATCTGGGCGACCGGCGGCGGCATGGTGCCGGAGGCGGAAATGGAAAGCTATCTTCGCCGCGGCCGCGCGCTGCTGGGCTAG
- the dsdC gene encoding DNA-binding transcriptional regulator DsdC: protein MLAPKLDGGQLANLHTFMTVARRMSFAAAAAELCLTPSAVSHRIARLERALDLRLFQRLTRSIRLTADGERILAALEAGLAEIESALSPAAGQEPVGRVALHAHPSIAQCWLAPRLAEFADRHPRIALDIRTGNEDPDFRGGRADLALCYSDGHFPGLASIKLMDEEMAPVCSPGYAERHALSGAPERLAGCRLLHDAQAWRHAAHDAEWMLWAQRRGCEASLPQAGLTLDRSDLCLAGAAGHAGVAIGRRRLAQPLLDSGQLMLPLGGFEPAERYAYYLAYPLRAAPSPPLQAVIDWLRRCANADMSQSGN from the coding sequence ATGCTCGCGCCCAAACTGGATGGCGGCCAACTGGCCAATCTCCATACCTTCATGACGGTCGCGCGGCGCATGAGCTTCGCCGCCGCCGCCGCGGAATTGTGCCTGACGCCCAGCGCGGTCAGCCACCGCATCGCCCGGCTGGAGCGCGCGCTGGATTTGCGCCTGTTCCAGCGATTGACGCGCAGCATACGCCTCACCGCCGATGGCGAACGCATCCTGGCCGCGCTGGAGGCCGGCCTCGCGGAAATCGAGTCTGCGCTCAGCCCCGCCGCCGGCCAGGAACCCGTCGGCCGCGTCGCGCTGCACGCCCACCCGTCCATCGCGCAGTGCTGGCTCGCGCCTCGGCTGGCCGAATTCGCCGATCGCCATCCGAGAATCGCTTTGGACATCCGCACCGGCAATGAAGACCCTGACTTCCGCGGCGGCCGCGCCGACCTGGCGCTGTGCTACAGCGATGGCCATTTTCCCGGCCTGGCCAGCATCAAACTGATGGATGAAGAAATGGCCCCGGTCTGCAGCCCCGGCTACGCCGAACGGCACGCGCTAAGCGGGGCGCCGGAAAGACTCGCCGGCTGCCGGCTGTTGCACGACGCCCAGGCTTGGCGGCATGCCGCGCACGACGCCGAATGGATGCTGTGGGCGCAACGGCGCGGCTGCGAAGCCAGCCTGCCGCAAGCGGGGCTGACCCTGGACCGCTCCGACCTGTGCCTGGCCGGCGCGGCCGGCCACGCCGGCGTCGCCATTGGCCGTCGCCGGCTAGCCCAGCCCCTGCTGGACAGCGGGCAGCTGATGCTGCCGCTGGGCGGCTTCGAGCCGGCGGAGCGCTATGCCTATTATCTGGCCTACCCGCTGCGCGCCGCGCCCTCCCCGCCACTGCAAGCCGTCATCGACTGGCTGCGGCGATGCGCAAACGCAGATATGTCCCAATCGGGAAACTAG
- a CDS encoding extracellular catalytic domain type 2 short-chain-length polyhydroxyalkanoate depolymerase — protein sequence MANTSSDVVQLGEYKVEKGKSSVSGLSSGAFMTVQLHLAHSASFAGAGVVAGGPYRGVETFRGAAPLAEDAYELNALQLCMAPLLPELAPDARRSLQLAQEAEQAGKIDPLSNLRDNRVYIFTGSKDSVVQSSVVAQTRELYRLLGLSDANLSYHDNVPAGHSLITDNPEDSELDLNQPPYLNNGGFMQSHRILNHVYPGLNPPAERLSGRLLRFDQSEFLNGQQACASMGKFGYAYVPRAVEEGAPARIHIALHGCKQGYSYVDFNFGREDIANQPPYGNRYVTTTGYNDLADSNNIIVLYPQACGSDDDQAQNPDGCWDWWGYTSDEPDNPDYYSRNAVQIRAIHAMLTRLGG from the coding sequence ATGGCCAACACTTCCTCGGATGTGGTTCAGCTGGGAGAATACAAGGTGGAAAAGGGCAAGAGTTCGGTATCGGGCTTGTCATCCGGCGCTTTCATGACGGTGCAGCTCCATCTCGCCCACTCGGCCAGCTTCGCCGGCGCCGGCGTGGTGGCGGGCGGCCCTTACCGCGGCGTGGAAACCTTCCGCGGCGCGGCGCCGCTGGCAGAGGACGCCTATGAATTGAACGCGCTGCAGCTGTGCATGGCCCCGTTGCTGCCGGAACTGGCGCCGGATGCGCGCCGCTCGCTGCAACTGGCGCAGGAGGCAGAGCAAGCCGGCAAGATCGACCCGCTGTCCAATCTGCGCGACAACCGCGTCTACATCTTCACCGGCAGCAAGGACAGCGTCGTCCAGTCTTCCGTGGTGGCGCAAACCCGCGAGCTCTACCGCCTGCTGGGCCTATCCGACGCCAACCTGTCCTACCATGACAACGTCCCGGCCGGACACTCGCTGATCACCGACAACCCGGAAGACTCCGAGCTCGACCTCAACCAGCCGCCCTATCTCAACAACGGCGGCTTCATGCAATCCCATCGCATCCTCAACCATGTCTATCCCGGACTGAATCCGCCGGCGGAACGGCTCAGCGGCCGCCTGCTGCGCTTTGACCAGTCTGAATTCCTCAATGGCCAGCAGGCTTGCGCCAGCATGGGCAAGTTCGGCTACGCCTATGTGCCGCGCGCGGTGGAGGAAGGCGCGCCGGCGCGCATCCATATCGCGCTGCACGGCTGCAAGCAGGGCTACAGCTACGTGGACTTCAACTTCGGCCGGGAGGATATCGCCAACCAGCCCCCCTACGGCAACCGCTACGTCACCACCACCGGCTACAACGACCTGGCCGACAGCAACAACATCATCGTGCTCTATCCCCAGGCCTGCGGCAGCGACGACGATCAGGCGCAAAACCCAGACGGCTGCTGGGACTGGTGGGGATATACCAGCGACGAGCCAGACAACCCGGACTATTACTCCCGCAACGCGGTGCAGATCCGCGCCATCCATGCCATGCTGACCCGCCTGGGCGGCTGA
- a CDS encoding 4'-phosphopantetheinyl transferase family protein: protein MPISSLELAPFLQNVSPLPLPLPLPLASGVAALRCDFMVDAYDDVWFDRMGVTRPASLERAVAKRKSEYLAARYLCKLLLAERGLPTQVGSGQHRQPLWPEGWVGAITHSAGVAVAALAPAADGCMFGLDLERWMSDKTADNVESGILVDGERDALAGAWPFTRALTLAFSAKESLFKALYPRVGGYFDFDAAEMADVDWVAGRFLIRLRKTLAPGLEAGRAFEGGFHVMDGQVLTLILAFEPNHP, encoded by the coding sequence ATGCCGATTTCCAGTCTTGAACTCGCCCCCTTCCTGCAGAATGTGTCGCCATTGCCATTGCCATTGCCATTGCCATTGGCCTCTGGCGTGGCCGCGCTGCGCTGCGATTTCATGGTGGACGCTTATGACGATGTCTGGTTCGACCGGATGGGCGTCACGCGGCCGGCGTCGCTGGAACGGGCGGTGGCCAAGCGCAAGTCGGAGTATCTGGCCGCCCGTTATCTATGCAAGCTGCTGTTGGCGGAGCGGGGGCTGCCCACTCAGGTGGGCAGCGGCCAGCATCGCCAGCCGTTGTGGCCGGAGGGGTGGGTGGGCGCCATCACGCATAGCGCCGGCGTGGCGGTGGCAGCTTTGGCGCCGGCTGCGGATGGTTGCATGTTCGGCTTGGATCTGGAGCGGTGGATGTCGGACAAGACCGCCGACAATGTCGAGTCCGGCATCTTGGTGGATGGCGAACGCGACGCGCTGGCCGGCGCCTGGCCGTTCACGCGGGCGCTGACGCTGGCCTTTTCCGCCAAGGAGAGCCTGTTCAAAGCCTTGTATCCCAGAGTGGGCGGCTATTTCGACTTCGACGCCGCGGAAATGGCGGATGTCGATTGGGTTGCCGGCCGTTTCCTGATTCGCCTGCGCAAGACGCTGGCGCCCGGCCTGGAGGCCGGGCGGGCGTTTGAAGGCGGCTTTCACGTGATGGATGGACAGGTGCTTACCCTGATCCTGGCTTTCGAACCGAACCACCCTTGA
- a CDS encoding cytochrome P450, translating into MKTTSSSCPFRPGGQPASQPNPQAGAWPPGPKPGLMGWRLLSRMSRDLMGTLADWQREFGDLVHVRTWPEHQIIVCHPQWARELLVSQADALQRWERALFVYGRVHGHSVLIAEGEAWHQKRQALQPDFTRKSVQAFSPSIIDAGKQAFAKWPERDDAWPIERELTSLTMEVILRMMFSSGVGEEAQQAEDAVHTLMVASTDELWRPFSLPDWMPWQRKRRRARLVMGELIERHLQARLAVPPDAWPEDLLSRLLRLHLEQPEEWPLQAVRDECKTAFLAGHETIAASLGWWSWSMASHPDIQQRAREEAIAAWPGDEHGEMDLSALQFVSQTLLESMRLYPAVPLLMSRRAIKPVAIGDWTFPARTVFMVPMQLMQHDERWFPEPRRYRPERFAPEAGRPQLGSYLPFGGGPRVCLGQHLAMAEMTLVAAQLLRRFRLSIPAGAQPPRPVFHVSQRPDKPLTLAIARL; encoded by the coding sequence ATGAAAACGACATCCTCTTCTTGCCCTTTTCGTCCCGGCGGCCAGCCGGCATCGCAGCCCAATCCTCAAGCCGGCGCTTGGCCGCCCGGTCCCAAGCCGGGGCTGATGGGGTGGCGCTTGCTGTCGCGGATGTCGCGTGACTTGATGGGCACGCTAGCCGACTGGCAGCGCGAGTTCGGCGATCTGGTGCATGTGCGCACCTGGCCGGAACACCAGATCATCGTTTGCCATCCGCAATGGGCGCGCGAGCTGCTGGTGAGCCAGGCTGACGCGTTGCAGCGCTGGGAGCGCGCCTTGTTCGTCTATGGCCGGGTGCATGGCCACAGCGTGCTGATTGCCGAAGGGGAGGCCTGGCATCAGAAGCGGCAGGCGCTGCAGCCGGACTTCACGCGCAAGTCGGTGCAGGCGTTTTCGCCGTCCATCATCGACGCCGGCAAGCAGGCGTTCGCCAAGTGGCCGGAGCGCGATGACGCCTGGCCGATCGAGCGCGAACTGACTTCGCTGACGATGGAGGTGATCTTGAGAATGATGTTCTCCAGCGGGGTGGGCGAGGAGGCTCAGCAGGCGGAGGATGCGGTGCATACGTTGATGGTTGCCTCCACCGACGAGCTGTGGCGGCCGTTCAGCCTGCCGGACTGGATGCCGTGGCAGCGCAAGCGGCGCCGGGCGCGCCTGGTGATGGGCGAGTTGATCGAGCGTCACCTTCAGGCGCGCCTGGCCGTGCCGCCGGACGCCTGGCCTGAGGATTTGCTGTCGCGCTTGCTGCGGCTGCATTTGGAACAGCCAGAGGAGTGGCCGTTGCAGGCGGTGCGGGACGAGTGCAAGACGGCGTTTCTGGCCGGCCATGAAACCATCGCCGCCTCGCTGGGCTGGTGGTCGTGGAGCATGGCTTCGCATCCAGATATCCAGCAGCGGGCGCGGGAGGAGGCGATCGCGGCCTGGCCTGGCGACGAGCATGGCGAGATGGATTTGTCCGCGTTGCAGTTCGTGAGCCAGACCTTGCTGGAAAGCATGAGGCTTTACCCGGCGGTGCCGCTGCTGATGAGCCGGCGCGCCATCAAGCCGGTTGCCATTGGCGACTGGACCTTTCCCGCGCGCACGGTTTTCATGGTGCCCATGCAATTGATGCAACATGACGAGCGCTGGTTTCCGGAGCCGCGCCGCTACCGGCCTGAGCGATTCGCCCCGGAGGCCGGCCGGCCGCAGCTGGGCTCCTACCTGCCGTTCGGCGGCGGGCCGCGCGTGTGTCTTGGCCAGCACCTGGCGATGGCGGAGATGACGCTGGTGGCTGCGCAGCTGCTGCGGAGGTTCCGCTTGTCCATCCCCGCCGGCGCCCAGCCGCCGCGGCCGGTGTTCCATGTTTCGCAACGGCCGGACAAGCCGCTGACGCTGGCGATAGCAAGGCTGTGA
- a CDS encoding GFA family protein, giving the protein MLRGSCLCGAVRYQVADGFQYAFNCHCGLCRRATGAACKPFAGIERAKLGLTQGEGDLLIYGGGDAHDARCRHCGSLLYSLVRDGAFVHVTLGTLLDSPLIRPSAHIFVGSKAPWHDIADTLPQYDQFP; this is encoded by the coding sequence ATGTTGCGAGGGAGTTGCCTGTGCGGAGCGGTGCGCTATCAAGTTGCGGATGGATTTCAGTATGCGTTCAATTGCCATTGCGGACTGTGCCGCCGCGCCACCGGCGCCGCCTGCAAGCCTTTCGCCGGAATCGAGCGCGCCAAGCTGGGCTTGACGCAGGGCGAGGGCGATCTGCTGATCTATGGCGGCGGTGACGCGCATGACGCGCGTTGCCGCCATTGCGGTTCCTTGCTTTATTCCTTGGTCAGAGACGGCGCGTTTGTCCATGTCACGCTGGGCACCTTGCTGGACTCGCCGCTCATTCGGCCATCCGCGCACATTTTTGTAGGTTCCAAGGCGCCGTGGCATGACATCGCGGATACGCTGCCGCAGTACGATCAGTTTCCTTAA
- a CDS encoding DUF4291 domain-containing protein, with protein sequence MRAVFDDKTIRVYQAYSDAIADSALANGTFASPPFKMERMTWVKPSFLWMMYRAGWGLKDPGQTHILAIDISRAGFDWALANSCPSHPTPGISQQEWERQKHQSPVRIQWDPERDLRLQPLSHHAIQIGLGRQAVALYVNEWIQRISDVTSLAHEVHALVEKEKFDEARAALPKEIPYSPQMASATN encoded by the coding sequence ATCAGGGCCGTATTCGACGACAAGACCATTCGCGTCTACCAGGCCTACTCCGACGCCATCGCCGATAGCGCTTTAGCCAATGGCACGTTCGCCTCTCCGCCATTCAAGATGGAGCGGATGACCTGGGTAAAACCTTCATTTTTATGGATGATGTACCGCGCGGGCTGGGGGTTGAAAGATCCGGGGCAAACCCACATCCTCGCCATCGACATTTCCAGAGCGGGGTTCGACTGGGCGCTTGCCAACAGCTGCCCGAGCCATCCGACGCCTGGCATCAGCCAACAGGAATGGGAACGGCAGAAGCATCAAAGCCCTGTCAGAATCCAGTGGGACCCGGAGCGGGATCTACGGCTGCAACCGCTCTCGCACCACGCCATTCAAATCGGACTTGGCCGGCAGGCGGTAGCGCTTTATGTCAATGAGTGGATACAGCGCATCAGCGACGTGACATCGCTTGCCCATGAGGTGCATGCCTTAGTGGAAAAAGAAAAGTTTGATGAAGCCCGGGCTGCCCTGCCCAAGGAAATACCCTATTCTCCACAGATGGCAAGCGCCACGAACTAA
- a CDS encoding calcium:proton antiporter, whose amino-acid sequence MAHNSIPRWTIAAPVLAWAAIAASSAAGGHSLYLALLGVLLAGTVFAAVHHAEVVAHKVGEPFGTLILAIAVTVIEVALIISFMLGGGEEKLALARDTIFSAIMITCNGILGICLLLGGLRHREQNFQLSGAKAALTVLAAISVLALVLPNYGTSQPGPLLSSSQLAFTGVVSLVLYGAFVFVQTIRHRDYFLVEGSRDEDVHAPPPSNKVSLLAVAMLLVCLVAVVTLAKLLSPSIESFVVDAGAPAAVVGIIIAALVLLPEGLAAANAARADRVQTSLNLALGSALASIGLTIPTVAMIFVFMGEPLILGLEIKETIFLLLTLVACSLSLSVGRTTILQGIVHLVIFASFVFFAISP is encoded by the coding sequence TTGGCTCATAACTCGATTCCGCGGTGGACCATTGCCGCCCCTGTTTTGGCCTGGGCGGCCATCGCCGCTTCTTCGGCGGCGGGCGGCCATTCGCTCTATCTGGCTTTGTTGGGTGTTTTGCTGGCAGGCACGGTATTCGCCGCGGTGCACCACGCCGAGGTGGTGGCGCATAAGGTAGGCGAGCCTTTCGGCACGCTGATTCTGGCGATCGCGGTGACGGTTATCGAGGTGGCGCTGATCATCTCCTTCATGCTGGGCGGGGGCGAGGAGAAGCTGGCGCTGGCGCGGGACACCATTTTTTCCGCCATCATGATCACCTGCAACGGCATTCTGGGCATTTGCCTGCTGTTGGGCGGTTTGCGCCATCGCGAACAGAATTTCCAGCTCAGCGGTGCCAAGGCCGCCTTGACCGTGCTGGCGGCGATTTCGGTATTGGCGCTGGTGCTGCCCAACTATGGCACCAGCCAGCCGGGTCCGTTGCTGTCGTCGTCGCAGCTGGCGTTCACCGGGGTGGTGTCGTTGGTGCTGTACGGTGCTTTCGTGTTTGTGCAAACCATCCGCCACCGCGATTATTTTCTGGTGGAAGGCAGCCGTGACGAGGACGTGCATGCGCCGCCGCCGTCCAATAAGGTGTCCTTGCTTGCTGTGGCGATGCTGCTGGTTTGCCTGGTCGCGGTGGTGACGCTGGCCAAGCTGCTGTCGCCGTCGATTGAAAGTTTCGTGGTGGATGCCGGCGCGCCGGCGGCGGTGGTGGGCATTATCATCGCGGCCCTGGTGCTGCTGCCGGAAGGGCTGGCCGCCGCCAACGCGGCGCGGGCGGACCGAGTGCAGACCAGCCTGAATCTGGCTTTGGGTTCGGCGCTGGCTTCCATTGGCCTGACCATTCCCACGGTGGCGATGATTTTCGTGTTCATGGGCGAGCCGCTGATCCTGGGGCTGGAAATCAAGGAAACCATCTTCCTGCTGTTGACGCTGGTGGCGTGCTCCCTGTCGCTATCGGTAGGGCGCACCACGATTTTGCAGGGCATCGTGCATCTGGTGATCTTCGCCTCTTTCGTGTTCTTCGCGATCAGCCCCTGA
- a CDS encoding BRO-N domain-containing protein, translating into MTQLAHSPMQPGLLSFPFLNHTIHLLRRHNGLWFFADDVAAAIKCRTTAALLSKLNKEEVRAMPVGGGEVVCLSETGVATAIRRYRKPAARRFRRWLEEELLPTLRREGEEALTADQLELALALAAEAARQVSRAVLDAVLENGEACWQHSRWLVTLDYERHNRQKHPLGRMMGLNSSVATLDALAELIAVPDGMPATDTELVKLAAACHLRLAERMSLRVADE; encoded by the coding sequence ATGACCCAATTGGCGCACTCTCCCATGCAGCCTGGGCTGCTGTCTTTTCCCTTTCTCAATCACACTATCCATCTTCTCCGCCGCCACAATGGCCTGTGGTTTTTTGCCGATGACGTCGCGGCGGCGATCAAATGCCGTACCACGGCGGCCTTGCTGAGCAAGCTGAACAAGGAGGAGGTCCGCGCCATGCCGGTGGGTGGCGGGGAGGTGGTTTGCCTGTCGGAAACCGGCGTGGCCACGGCGATTCGGCGCTATCGAAAGCCGGCGGCGCGGCGGTTTCGGCGTTGGTTGGAGGAGGAGTTGCTGCCAACTTTGCGGCGGGAGGGCGAGGAGGCGTTGACGGCGGATCAGCTGGAGCTGGCCTTGGCGCTGGCGGCGGAGGCGGCGCGGCAGGTGAGCCGGGCGGTGCTGGATGCGGTGTTGGAGAATGGCGAGGCGTGCTGGCAGCATAGCCGTTGGTTGGTGACGCTGGACTATGAGCGGCATAACCGCCAGAAACACCCGCTCGGCCGCATGATGGGCCTCAACAGCTCCGTCGCCACCTTGGATGCCTTGGCCGAGCTGATCGCCGTGCCGGATGGCATGCCGGCAACCGATACCGAGCTGGTCAAACTGGCGGCGGCTTGCCATTTGCGCCTGGCCGAGCGGATGAGCCTGCGGGTAGCCGATGAGTGA
- a CDS encoding tetratricopeptide repeat protein, protein MAVRLLISYFYIVGAMVFLVFSIAAHADGGLGAKLGNPTGLVKEEVVGNGSSVQPWLIDALEKSAEHGTSIKKREVGLFFLYDLSEPENFVRAMKWLTVASNEGDATASYYIGLMYWEGKGVAKNGTEAVKWYLLAAKRGESMAQAMLGSLYLNGDKFSRTDVDGKEALYWLSLASENKNAIAQRVLGDMYAQGVGVDRDINKAFSLYKQAAMQGDEDAEMQLGMLYLKGIGTEKDAVLAMKWLNKAADDGSGRAMCFIGNRYMYGDIVSKDFEKAIYWFERSAKAGDACGQDNLGEMYNAGTGVKQSDVDAVKWYRLSAAQGTADAQYNLGRKFEEGKGVAQDLLRAAALFRLAANSGQVDDAEEAWKRVASVIGSDKERAALELVKKLSVAEDFLAVLDSDR, encoded by the coding sequence ATGGCTGTGAGATTGCTTATTTCCTATTTTTATATTGTTGGGGCGATGGTTTTTTTGGTTTTTTCAATTGCAGCGCATGCTGATGGTGGCTTGGGTGCGAAACTAGGAAATCCGACAGGGCTAGTTAAAGAGGAAGTTGTTGGTAATGGAAGCAGTGTTCAGCCATGGCTTATCGATGCGCTTGAAAAAAGTGCTGAGCATGGAACGTCCATCAAGAAGAGAGAGGTAGGGTTATTTTTCTTGTATGATTTGAGTGAGCCTGAAAATTTTGTACGTGCAATGAAGTGGTTAACTGTGGCAAGTAATGAAGGGGATGCGACTGCTTCATATTATATAGGACTAATGTATTGGGAAGGTAAAGGAGTAGCTAAAAATGGCACTGAGGCAGTGAAGTGGTATCTTCTCGCTGCAAAGCGCGGCGAATCTATGGCGCAGGCTATGCTTGGTTCTCTGTATTTGAATGGCGACAAATTTTCTCGTACAGATGTTGATGGTAAAGAAGCTTTGTATTGGTTGAGTCTCGCATCCGAGAATAAAAATGCAATTGCTCAGAGAGTGCTTGGCGATATGTATGCCCAAGGGGTGGGAGTAGATAGGGATATAAACAAAGCCTTTTCTTTGTATAAGCAAGCTGCAATGCAAGGGGATGAGGATGCGGAAATGCAGTTGGGAATGTTATACCTAAAGGGTATTGGTACTGAAAAGGATGCAGTTTTGGCTATGAAATGGCTAAACAAGGCTGCAGATGATGGCAGTGGGCGAGCCATGTGCTTTATCGGAAATCGGTATATGTATGGTGATATTGTTTCGAAAGATTTTGAGAAGGCGATATATTGGTTTGAGCGATCTGCAAAAGCAGGGGATGCTTGCGGCCAAGATAATTTGGGCGAGATGTATAATGCCGGAACGGGAGTAAAACAGAGCGATGTTGACGCGGTTAAGTGGTATCGACTTTCTGCTGCACAAGGTACTGCAGATGCACAGTATAATCTTGGGAGGAAGTTTGAAGAAGGAAAGGGGGTTGCTCAAGATTTATTGCGTGCAGCTGCACTATTTAGACTTGCTGCAAATAGTGGGCAGGTGGATGATGCGGAAGAGGCTTGGAAAAGAGTGGCGTCTGTGATTGGGTCAGATAAAGAGAGAGCAGCATTGGAGCTTGTTAAAAAGCTTAGTGTCGCTGAGGATTTTCTTGCTGTATTAGACAGTGATAGATAA